A genomic stretch from Desulfolutivibrio sulfodismutans DSM 3696 includes:
- a CDS encoding C40 family peptidase has product MSAWRGMGAFAAALLVCLAFCPAGVQAQTIYGFEDGLGMLHTSTRRVDARYQELCTLRPGEKKPDHAVLVSALREKNAILDTIPPGAGDLVAGLDVRGAAILRAAEGFIGAPYLFGGDTPAGVDCSGLTKAVYQRLGATLPRHSAHQAAMGAAVERDMLLPGDLVFFSTDRTAGINHVGIFLGGGRMLHSSSRSAGVRVERMDAPDYARWYVTARRIAAPPAAPPSSPAEAKAVSATASGGERRVSAATEPNASKANL; this is encoded by the coding sequence ATGAGCGCCTGGCGGGGGATGGGGGCTTTTGCGGCGGCGCTGCTTGTGTGCCTCGCCTTTTGCCCTGCTGGCGTCCAGGCCCAGACGATCTACGGCTTCGAGGACGGACTGGGCATGCTGCACACCAGCACCCGGCGTGTGGATGCCCGGTACCAGGAGCTGTGCACCCTGCGTCCCGGCGAGAAAAAGCCGGACCATGCCGTGCTGGTCTCGGCCTTGCGCGAGAAAAACGCCATCTTGGACACGATTCCCCCGGGTGCGGGCGACCTCGTGGCCGGGCTGGATGTGCGCGGCGCAGCCATCCTGCGCGCGGCCGAAGGATTTATTGGCGCGCCCTATCTGTTTGGCGGCGACACCCCAGCCGGGGTGGACTGTTCGGGCCTGACCAAGGCCGTCTATCAGCGATTGGGGGCTACGCTGCCACGGCACAGCGCCCATCAGGCCGCCATGGGGGCGGCCGTGGAACGGGACATGCTTTTGCCCGGGGATCTGGTTTTTTTCTCCACGGATCGCACGGCGGGCATCAACCATGTGGGGATCTTTCTCGGCGGCGGGCGCATGCTGCATTCTTCGTCCCGATCCGCCGGGGTTCGGGTGGAACGCATGGACGCGCCGGATTATGCGCGGTGGTATGTGACCGCCCGGCGCATTGCAGCCCCGCCCGCGGCGCCGCCCTCATCTCCGGCTGAAGCCAAGGCCGTGTCGGCGACGGCCTCCGGCGGGGAGCGCCGGGTCAGCGCGGCCACAGAACCAAACGCCTCGAAAGCCAACCTCTAA